The following DNA comes from Aquila chrysaetos chrysaetos chromosome 9, bAquChr1.4, whole genome shotgun sequence.
tggagctgctggccagggttTCCAGGGGGCTTGAGCACCCTCGTGCCCTCCCgcaaaggagggagggaagcaaggtgccagcctgtgctgcctggAAAGACGGCCAGCTGTTGTCTTCTCCTTCGCCTGCTTTCTTCTCCGCATCATGAGTCCCTGTTGTCTCCTGCTGTCCTGTGCCACGGGTTCATCCTGAAGCAAGTTGAGAGGGGCCCTGCTCATCACCCTCTCCCCCTGTGTGTGGGAGGAAGACGTGTGTCCCATTGCTGTGAAGGGGTGCCTGACTGTCAGCTGCCCTTGTAGCAGCCTGGACCGGGTGCCTTCCAGCACGCACAGCTTTGTTTCACTCTTTAGACTCATTAAAGTTTATGCTGCATTGTAGCTTGAGTCTCCTCATGTCCCTTCCCTCCTGGGATGGCCAGCCACGCTGTTCAATGggaaatcacagaatcacagcatgATTGGGGTTGgcagggacttctggaggtcatctcgTCCAGTACCCTGCTCGAGGAGGTCAACCTAGAGCCACTTGCTCTAGCTCCAGATGGCTTTTggatatctccaaggatggagagtcCATAatctccctgggcaacctgttccagtgtttggtGACCCTCACAGTGAAAGAGTGTTTCCTGACATTCAGATGGagctttctgtgtttccttttgtgcccattgcctctggtcctttCAATGGGCAGCACTGAAAAGACCCtaactccttcctccttgcacCTTCCCTTCCGGTATTTAAATACATCAATGAGCCCCAACCCGCCCCCAGCCTGCTCATCCCAgctctcagtctttcctcatgCGTGCGACGCTCCAGTCCCTTAGTCATCTGCGTGGCCTTTCATTTGACTCTCCCCactatgtccatgtctctctcgcactgaggagcccagaactggacacggTACTCCCGCTGTGGCCTCATGAGTGCTGAGTGAAGGGGAAGGATCAACTCCCTCAACCTGATGGAGATACTTTGTCTAAAGCAGCCCAGGGTACAATACTATGCTGCATAAGCAAATGTGATCCCATACAGGGTAAAGGGGTGGCTGAAACGATGTGGTGCACTTGTATCCTTTTGAGGGACTGAGAGTGGGTGTCCCACTGAAATGGTCACCTGGAGGGGACTGTCCTTTACATGTGACAAAGCCTTCCCAAAGTCACCCACATCCCTCTGTCCCAAACGCCAGACTTGTTGTGTCTCTCAGCAAACCCCTGCCATGCTTTCCACGGCTCCAAGACGTGTCTGGTGTGTTGACAGATGCGCAAGGAGTTGTATCTCTTCACTTCTGCCCCCAGACCGTCTCTTTGTGTCCCCAGCTCCCTTTCTGAAGTATTCAGCAATGTGGCCAGAGCGGCACAGTCACTGCTTGGGAGTTTACATGACGTGTGGCCCATGACACTGAAGTGAGGGCATTTAGCAAGCCCTTCTCCGTCCCTTGCGCactggaggaaggaaagaaagaaacctgcaGGGTGCAGCCATTGTGTCTTCCTGCCTTTCTGCCCTGAACTGCAAGACCACCGACATCAGGGAGGGAAGTAACCTTGCTTGTGTGTAAAGTTGTCATGTAGTTGGTGACGTAGGAGAGGACAAGGTGCCTATCCTTTCCTCCCACATCCTCTAGTCTTCCACAGGTGACGTTTTGCCCCGTGTCTCCCAGCCTCCCAGTCCTGCTTCACGTAGAGCGAGGGGCATCTCTTGTGCTGCCCCATATGCTGTGGGAACCCCCACGGTGCCTTTCCCCATAGCTAAAGCCCTGTCTTCCCTGAAAGACAGCTGCTGCTAGCAAAATCCCAGTGCCCTGCTGTGCAGGAAGGCCCTCAGGAAATGCACCCTCCATCAACACCCATAAGCCATGCTGAGCTGACAGCAGAAGCACGGTGGGGCGAAAACATTGTACCGGGGCGGGTGGAGAGCATCTGCGGCACGTGATCAGAGAGGGTAGGGTGCAGCAGGGCACTGGAGCCTTTGGGCAGACCCTCACCATAGGTGCTGACTGTGGGACTAGCATGGGCCAGTGGGAAACTCACGTCTGAGAGTGCTGAGATGCTTGGGAAGAGGAAACAGATATCCTGATGTCTACTCGCTTCCAGCGTGTTCCTGCTGACGTTCCCAGACTGTGAGTACTTGTGATGAGTTTTGATGTCTCATGGAAAGCTTTCCAGGCTTGTTGCAGTGTCTGTTGTTGAGTCAGTGTGTAGGCTCAAAGAAGAAGTGTTTGGCAGTCTTGGGGATGAAGAAGGAACCGTTGGGAAGCCCCAGCACTGAcctttggtggtggtgggggcagggagcagaCTTAGCATGTGTTGGAGGGGAGTGTCTCTGCTTCTCAAACATCCTTCTCCTGTTGACTGGAGGCTCTCCAGAGAAGCTAAGGACGAGCAAAGAGCATACGAATTTCTCTTGATGTTAAATTGCTGAGTCTAAAACCTTACAGGGTATCCAAGGTGACTGGGAAGTTTATGCCTAACTTTGATGGAGTTAGGTATGAGGTTACGCAATGGATATGTTGACTCCCGtcacagaaaattctttttaagtCTGGCCTTGTATTTTAGGACTGCCAGAAGACATGCCCCGTTCATTATGAGAACGCTGAAAGTGAGGCCCTGGAGGGCAAGGGGATGGCATCACTTGGCAAGGTGGGACAGTCGTCATCACAGGCTGCACCATCTGCCTGTGCTGACGTGTCATTTCCCCTGGAAACGTTTTGGCCTCTAATACTGTCACTTGAAAGGAGCCTGTGTGGCTGAATGGGCATGTCACGaagagggaaatgaaaaggcagcGTTGCAGGGAACACAAGCAGTGTCCCCATTGCTGTAATTGTGATGCTTTGCATGCAAGATGAGCTTGTTGGCAAACACATTACATGCGCAAAGAGTGCCTCTGGGCCCCGAGCAGTCATGACCAGTATAAAAGCCAGTCCAACAGCAGGCTTCCTCATCCACTTCTcttgccttctcctccttgGTGAAGAAGGTGAGCTGCAACCgcctttgcctttttcttctctttctccttttcctctttgtcttcCGGCCTCAACCGAGTCTTTGCCTCAGCACAGCTGTTGCTGAGAGCCTTGCTACTCGATCTGCTCCTGGTGTCCCTGTTCTTCTTGTTCTCCAgtggggggaggtgggagaaggtCTTGGGCTTTctttgcagggaggggagccTTGGGGACCAGGGCTCTTTaacctcccttcctccctgctccccagacTGTGCCTTTGCTCTTGCCGAGCAGGCTGTCAGGCTGCGCCTCAcatgctgcctctgctttccctgccctCTCTCCCAGGTGCACCTCCCCCCCGCAGCCATGTCCTGCTACGACCTGTGCCGTCCCTGTGGCCCAACCCCGCTTGCCAACAGCTGCAACGAGCCCTGTGTCAGGCAGTGCCAGGACTCCCGGGTGGTGATCCAGCCCTCTCCCGTGGTGGTGACCCTGCCCGgacccatcctcagctccttcccccagaACACCGCTGTGGGATCCACCACCTCCGCTGCTGTTGGCAGCATCCTGAGTGAGGAGGGAGTGCCCATCAACTCCGGGGGCTTTAACCTCTCTGGCCTTGGTGGCCGCTACTGTGGCAGAAGGTGCCTGCCCTGCTAAAGCCGGGCTGGGCGTCCAGTGAGTGCATCGACCAGGAAGCCCAAAGCCGGGTGCCGGACCGAGGAtggagctgctggccagggttTCCAGGGGGCTTGAGCACCCTCGTGCCCTCCCgcaaaggagggagggaagcaaggtgccagcctgtgctgcctggAAAGACGGCCAGCTGTTGTCTTCTCCTTCGCCTGCTTTCTTCTCCGCATCATGAGTCCCTGTTGTCTCCTGCTGTCCTGTGCCACGGGTTCATCCTGAAGCAAGTTGAGAGGGGCCCTGCTCATCACCCTCTCCCCCTGTGTGTGGGAGGAAGACGTGTGTCCCATTGCTGTGAAGGGGTGCCTGACTGTCAGCTGCCCTTGTAGCAGCCTGGACCGGGTGCCTTCCAGCACGCACAGCTTTGTTTCACTCTTTAGACTCATTAAAGTTTATGCTGCATTGTAGCTTGAGTCTCCTCATGTCCCTTCCCTCCTGGGATGGCCAGCCACGCTGTTCAATGggaaatcacagaatcacagcatgATTGGGGTTGgcagggacttctggaggtcatctcgTCCAGTACCCTGCTCGAGGAGGTCAACCTAGAGCCACTTGCTCTAGCTCCAGATGGCTTTTggatatctccaaggatggagagtcCATAatctccctgggcaacctgttccagtgtttggtGACCCTCACAGTGAAAGAGTGTTTCCTGACATTCAGATGGagctttctgtgtttccttttgtgcccattgcctctggtcctttCAATGGGCAGCACTGAAAAGACCCtaactccttcctccttgcacCTTCCCTTCCGGTATTTAAATACATCAATGAGCCCCAACCCGCCCCCAGCCTGCTCATCCCAgctctcagtctttcctcatgCGTGCGACGCTCCAGTCCCTTAGTCATCTGCGTGGCCTTTCATTTGACTCTCCCCactatgtccatgtctctctcgcactgaggagcccagaactggacacggTACTCCCGCTGTGGCCTCATGAGTGCTGAGTGAAGGGGAAGGATCAACTCCCTCAACCTGATGGAGATACTTTGTCTAAAGCAGCCCAGGGTACAATACTATGCTGCATAAGCAAATGTGATCCCATACAGGGTAAAGGGGTGGCTGAAACGATGTGGTGCACTTGTATCCTTTTGAGGGACTGAGAGTGGGTGTCCCACTGAAATGGTCACCTGGAGGGGACTGTCCTTTACATGTGACAAAGCCTTCCCAAAGTCACCCACATCCCTCTGTCCCAAACGCCAGACTTGTTGCGTCTCTCAGCAAACCCCTGCCATGCTTTCCACGGCTCCAAGACGTGTCTGGTGTGTTGACAGATGCGCAAGGAGTTGTATCTCTTCACTTCTGCCCCCAGACCGTCTCTTTGTGTCCCCAGCTCCCTTTCTGAAGTATTCAGCAATGTGGCCAGAGCGGCACAGTCACTGCTTGGGAGTTTACATGACGTGTGGCCCATGACACTGAAGTGAGGGCATTTAGCAAGCCCTTCTCCGTCCCTTGCGCactggaggaaggaaagaaagaaacctgcaGGGTGCAGCCATTGTGTCTTCCTGCCTTTCTGCCCTGAACTGCAAGACCACCGACATCAGGGAGGGAAGTAACCTTGCTTGTGTGTAAAGTTGTCATGTAGTTGGTGACGTAGGAGAGGACAAGGTGCCTATCCTTTCCTCCCACATCCTCTAGTCTTCCACAGGTGACGTTTTGCCCCGTGTCTCCCAGCCTCCCAGTCCTGCTTCACGTAGAGCGAGGGGCATCTCTTGTGCTGCCCCATATGCTGTGGGAACCCCCACGGTGCCTTTCCCCATAGCTAAAGCCCTGTCTTCCCTGAAAGACAGCTGCTGCTAGCAAAATCCCAGTGCCCTGCTGTGCAGGAAGGCCCTCAGGAAATGCACCCTCCATCAACACCCATAAGCCATGCTGAGCTGACAGCAGAAGCACGGTGGGGCGAAAACATTGTACCGGGGCGGGTGGAGAGCATCTGCGGCACGTGATCAGAGAGGGTAGGGTGCAGCAGGGCACTGGAGCCTTTGGGCAGACCCTCACCATAGGTGCTGACTGTGGGACTAGCATGGGCCAGTGGGAAACTCACGTCTGAGAGTGCTGAGATGCTTGGGAAGAGGAAACAGATATCCTGATGTCTACTCGCTTCCAGTGTGTTCCTGCTGACGTTCCCAGACTGTGAGTACTTGTGATGAGTTTTGATGTCTCATGGAAAGCTTTCCAGGCTTGTTGCAGTGTCTGTTGTTGAGTCAGTGTGTAGGCTCAAAGAAGAAGTGTTTGGCAGTCTTGGGGATGAAGAAGGAACCGTTGGGAAGCCCCAGCACTGAcctttggtggtggtgggggcagggagcagaCTTAGCATGTGTTGGAGGGGAGTGTCTCTGCTTCTCAAACATCCTTCTCCTGTTGACTGGAGGCTCTCCAGAGAAGCTAAGGACGAGCAAAGAGCATACGAATTTCTCTTGATGTTAAATTGCTGAGTCTAAAACCTTACAGGGTATCCAAGGTGACTGGGAAGTTTATGCCTAACTTTGATGGAGTTAGGTATGAGGTTACGCAATGGATATGTTGACTCCCGtcacagaaaattctttttaagtCTGGCCTTGTATTTTAGGACTGCCAGAAGACATGCCCCGTTCATTATGAGAACGCTGAAAGTGAGGCCCTGGAGGGCAAGGGGATGGCATCACTTGGCAAGGTGGGACAGTCGTCATCACAGGCTGCACCATCTGCCTGTGCTGACGTGTCATTTCCCCTGGAAACGTTTTGGCCTCTAATACTGTCACTTGAAAGGAGCCTGTGTGGCTGAATGGGCATGTCACGaagagggaaatgaaaaggcagcGTTGCAGGGAACACAAGCAGTGTCCCCATTGCTGTAATTGTGATGCTTTGCATGCAAGATGAGCTTGTTGGCAAACACATTACATGCGCAAAGAGTGCCTCTGGGCCCCGAGCAGTCATGACCAGTATAAAAGCCAGTCCAACAGCAGGCTTCCTCATCCACTTCTcttgccttctcctccttgGTGAAGAAGGTGAGCTGCAACCgcctttgcctttttcttctctttctccttttcctctttgtcttcCGGCCTCAACCGAGTCTTTGCCTCAGCACAGCTGTTGCTGAGAGCCTTGCTACTCGATCTGCTCCTGGTGTCCCTGTTCTTCTTGTTCTCCAgtggggggaggtgggagaaggtCTTGGGCTTTctttgcagggaggggagccTTGGGGACCAGGGCTCTTTaacctcccttcctccctgctccccagacTGTGCCTTTGCTCTTGCCGAGCAGGCTGTCAGGCTGCGCCTCAcatgctgcctctgctttccctgccctCTCTCCCAGGTGCACCTCCCCCCCGCAGCCATGTCCTGCTACGACCTGTGCCGTCCCTGTGGCCCAACCCCGCTTGCCAACAGCTGCAACGAGCCCTGTGTCAGGCAGTGCCAGGACTCCCGGGTGGTGATCCAGCCCTCTCCCGTGGTGGTGACCCTGCCCGgacccatcctcagctccttcccccagaACACCGCTGTGGGATCCACCACCTCCGCTGCTGTTGGCAGCATCCTGAGTGAGGAGGGAGTGCCCATCAACTCCGGGGGCTTTAACCTCTCTGGCCTTGGTGGCCGCTACTGTGGCAGAAGGTGCCTGCCCTGCTAAAGCCGGGCTGGGCGTCCAGTGAGTGCATCGACCAGGAAGCCCAAAGCCGGGTGCCGGACCGAGGAtggagctgctggccagggttTCCAGGGGGCTTGAGCACCCTCGTGCCCTCCCgcaaaggagggagggaagcaaggtgccagcctgtgctgcctggAAAGACGGCCAGCTGTTGTCTTCTCCTTCGCCTGCTTTCTTCTCCGCATCATGAGTCCCTGTTGTCTCCTGCTGTCCTGTGCCACGGGTTCATCCTGAAGCAAGTTGAGAGGGGCCCTGCTCATCACCCTCTCCCCCTGTGTGTGGGAGGAAGACGTGTGTCCCATTGCTGTGAAGGGGTGCCTGACTGTCAGCTGCCCTTGTAGCAGCCTGGACCGGGTGCCTTCCAGCACGCACAGCTTTGTTTCACTCTTTAGACTCATTAAAGTTTATGCTGCATTGTAGCTTGAGTCTCCTCATGTCCCTTCCCTCCTGGGATGGCCAGCCACGCTGTTCAATGggaaatcacagaatcacagcatgATTGGGGTTGgcagggacttctggaggtcatctcgTCCAGTACCCTGCTCGAGGAGGTCAACCTAGAGCCACTTGCTCTAGCTCCAGATGGCTTTTggatatctccaaggatggagagtcCATAatctccctgggcaacctgttccagtgtttggtGACCCTCACAGTGAAAGAGTGTTTCCTGACATTCAGATGGagctttctgtgtttccttttgtgcccattgcctctggtcctttCAATGGGCAGCACTGAAAAGACCCtaactccttcctccttgcacCTTCCCTTCCGGTATTTAAATACATCAATGAGCCCCAACCCGCCCCCAGCCTGCTCATCCCAgctctcagtctttcctcatgCGTGCGACGCTCCAGTCCCTTAGTCATCTGCGTGGCCTTTCATTTGACTCTCCCCactatgtccatgtctctctcgcactgaggagcccagaactggacacggTACTCCCGCTGTGGCCTCATGAGTGCTGAGTGAAGGGGAAGGATCAACTCCCTCAACCTGATGGAGATACTTTGTCTAAAGCAGCCCAGGGTACAATACTATGCTGCATAAGCAAATGTGATCCCATACAGGGTAAAGGGGTGGCTGAAACGATGTGGTGCACTTGTATCCTTTTGAGGGACTGAGAGTGGGTGTCCCACTGAAATGGTCACCTGGAGGGGACTGTCCTTTACATGTGACAAAGCCTTCCCAAAGTCACCCACATCCCTCTGTCCCAAACGCCAGACTTGTTGCGTCTCTCAGCAAACCCCTGCCATGCTTTCCACGGCTCCAAGACGTGTCTGGTGTGTTGACAGATGCGCAAGGAGTTGTATCTCTTCACTTCTGCCCCCAGACCGTCTCTTTGTGTCCCCAGCTCCCTTTCTGAAGTATTCAGCAATGTGGCCAGAGCGGCACAGTCACTGCTTGGGAGTTTACATGACGTGTGGCCCATGACACTGAAGTGAGGGCATTTAGCAAGCCCTTCTCCGTCCCTTGCGCactggaggaaggaaagaaagaaacctgcaGGGTGCAGCCATTGTGTCTTCCTGCCTTTCTGCCCTGAACTGCAAGACCACCGACATCAGGGAGGGAAGTAACCTTGCTTGTGTGTAAAGTTGTCATGTAGTTGGTGACGTAGGAGAGGACAAGGTGCCTATCCTTTCCTCCCACATCCTCTAGTCTTCCACAGGTGACGTTTTGCCCCGTGTCTCCCAGCCTCCCAGTCCTGCTTCACGTAGAGCGAGGGGCATCTCTTGTGCTGCCCCATATGCTGTGGGAACCCCCACGGTGCCTTTCCCCATAGCTAAAGCCCTGTCTTCCCTGAAAGACAGCTGCTGCTAGCAAAATCCCAGTGCCCTGCTGTGCAGGAAGGCCCTCAGGAAATGCACCCTCCATCAACACCCATAAGCCATGCTGAGCTGACAGCAGAAGCACGGTGGGGCGAAAACATTGTACCGGGGCGGGTGGAGAGCATCTGCGGCACGTGATCAGAGAGGGTAGGGTGCAGCAGGGCACTGGAGCCTTTGGGCAGACCCTCACCATAGGTGCTGACTGTGGGACTAGCATGGGCCAGTGGGAAACTCACGTCTGAGAGTGCTGAGATGCTTGGGAAGAGGAAACAGATATCCTGATGTCTACTCGCTTCCAGTGTGTTCCTGCTGACGTTCCCAGACTGTGAGTACTTGTGATGAGTTTTGATGTCTCATGGAAAGCTTTCCAGGCTTGTTGCAGTGTCTGTTGTTGAGTCAGTGTGTAGGCTCAAAGAAGAAGTGTTTGGCAGTCTTGGGGATGAAGAAGGAACCGTTGGGAAGCCCCAGCACTGAcctttggtggtggtgggggcagggagcagaCTTAGCATGTGTTGGAGGGGAGTGTCTCTGCTTCTCAAACATCCTTCTCCTGTTGACTGGAGGCTCTCCAGAGAAGCTAAGGACGAGCAAAGAGCATACGAATTTCTCTTGATGTTAAATTGCTGAGTCTAAAACCTTACAGGGTATCCAAGGTGACTGGGAAGTTTATGCCTAACTTTGATGGAGTTAGGTATGAGGTTACGCAATGGATATGTTGACTCCCGtcacagaaaattctttttaagtCTGGCCTTGTATTTTAGGACTGCCAGAAGACATGCCCCGTTCATTATGAGAACGCTGAAAGTGAGGCCCTGGAGGGCAAGGGGATGGCATCACTTGGCAAGGTGGGACAGTCGTCATCACAGGCTGCACCATCTGCCTGTGCTGACGTGTCATTTCCCCTGGAAACGTTTTGGCCTCTAATACTGTCACTTGAAAGGAGCCTGTGTGGCTGAATGGGCATGTCACGaagagggaaatgaaaaggcagcGTTGCAGGGAACACAAGCAGTGTCCCCATTGCTGTAATTGTGATGCTTTGCATGCAAGATGAGCTTGTTGGCAAACACATTACATGCGCAAAGAGTGCCTCTGGGCCCCGAGCAGTCATGACCAGTATAAAAGCCAGTCCAACAGCAGGCTTCCTCATCCACTTCTcttgccttctcctccttgGTGAAGAAGGTGAGCTGCAACCgcctttgcctttttcttctctttctccttttcctctttgtcttcCGGCCTCAACCGAGTCTTTGCCTCAGCACAGCTGTTGCTGAGAGCCTTGCTACTCGATCTGCTCCTGGTGTCCCTGTTCTTCTTGTTCTCCAgtggggggaggtgggagaaggtCTTGGGCTTTctttgcagggaggggagccTTGGGGACCAGGGCTCTTTaacctcccttcctccctgctccccagacTGTGCCTTTGCTCTTGCCGAGCAGGCTGTCAGGCTGCGCCTCAcatgctgcctctgctttccctgccctCTCTCCCAGGTGCACCTCCCCCCCGCAGCCATGTCCTGCTACGACCTGTGCCGTCCCTGTGGCCCAACCCCGCTTGCCAACAGCTGCAACGAGCCCTGTGTCAGGCAGTGCCAGGACTCCCGGGTGGTGATCCAGCCCTCTCCCGTGGTGGTGACCCTGCCCGgacccatcctcagctccttcccccagaACACCGCTGTGGGATCCACCACCTCCGCTGCTGTTGGCAGCATCCTGAGTGAGGAGGGAGTGCCCATCAACTCCGGGGGCTTTAACCTCTCTGGCCTTGGTGGCCGCTACTCGTGGCAGAAGGTGCCTGCCCTGCTAAAGCCGGGCTGGGCGTCCAGTGAGTGCATCGACCAGGAAGCCCAAAGCCGGGTGCCGGACCGAGGAtggagctgctggccagggttTCCAGGGGGCTTGAGCACCCTCGTGCCCTCCCgcaaaggagggagggaagcaaggtgccagcctgtgctgcctggAAAGACGGCCAGCTGTTGTCTTCTCCTTCGCCTGCTTTCTTCTCCGCATCATGAGTCCCTGTTGTCTCCTGCTGTCCTGTGCCACGGGTTCATCCTGAAGCAAGTTGAGAGGGGCCCTGCTCATCACCCTCTCCCCCTGTGTGTGGGAGGAAGACGTGTGTCCCATTGCTGTGAAGGGGTGCCTGACTGTCAGCTGCCCTTGTAGCAGCCTGGACCGGGTGCCTTCCAGCACGCACAGCTTTGTTTCACTCTTTAGACTCATTAAAGTTTATGCTGCATTGTAGCTTGAGTCTCCTCATGTCCCTTCCCTCCTGGGATGGCCAGCCACGCTGTTCAATGggaaatcacagaatcacagcatgATTGGGGTTGgcagggacttctggaggtcatctcgTCCAGTACCCTGCTCGAGGAGGTCAACCTAGAGCCACTTGCTCTAGCTCCAGATGGCTTTTggatatctccaaggatggagagtcCATAatctccctgggcaacctgttccagtgtttggtGACCCTCACAGTGAAAGAGTGTTTCCTGACATTCAGATGGagctttctgtgtttccttttgtgcccattgcctctggtcctttCAATGGGCAGCACTGAAAAGACCCtaactccttcctccttgcacCTTCCCTTCCGGTATTTAAATACATCAATGAGCCCCAACCCGCCCCCAGCCTGCTCATCCCAgctctcagtctttcctcatgCGTGCGACGCTCCAGTCCCTTAGTCATCTGCGTGGCCTTTCATTTGACTCTCCCCactatgtccatgtctctctcgcactgaggagcccagaactggacacggTACTCCCGCTGTGGCCTCATGAGTGCTGAGTGAAGGGGAAGGATCAACTCCCTCAACCTGATGGAGATACTTTGTCTAAAGCAGCCCAGGGTACAATACTATGCTGCATAAGCAAATGTGATCCCATACAGGGTAAAGGGGTGGCTGAAACGATGTGGTGCACTTGTATCCTTTTGAGGGACTGAGAGTGGGTGTCCCACTGAAATGGTCACCTGGAGGGGACTGTCCTTTACATGTGACAAAGCCTTCCCAAAGTCACCCACATCCCTCTGTCCCAAACGCCAGACTTGTTGCGTCTCTCAGCAAACCCCTGCCATGCTTTCCACGGCTCCAAGACGTGTCTGGTGTGTTGACAGATGCGCAAGGAGTTGTATCTCTTCACTTCTGCCCCCAGACCGTCTCTTTGTGTCCCCAGCTCCCTTTCTGAAGTATTCAGCAATGTGGCCAGAGCGGCACAGTCACTGCTTGGGAGTTTACATGACGTGTGGCCCATGACACTGAAGTGAGGGCATTTAGCAAGCCCTTCTCCTCCGTCCCTTGCGCactggaggaaggaaagaaagaaacctgcaGGGTGCAGCCATTGTGTCTTCCTGCCTTTCTGCCCTGAACTGCAAGACCACCGACATCAGG
Coding sequences within:
- the LOC115346605 gene encoding feather beta keratin-like — translated: MSCYDLCRPCGPTPLANSCNEPCVRQCQDSRVVIQPSPVVVTLPGPILSSFPQNTAVGSTTSAAVGSILSEEGVPINSGGFNLSGLGGRYCGRRCLPC
- the LOC115345972 gene encoding LOW QUALITY PROTEIN: feather beta keratin-like (The sequence of the model RefSeq protein was modified relative to this genomic sequence to represent the inferred CDS: deleted 1 base in 1 codon), which translates into the protein MSCYDLCRPCGPTPLANSCNEPCVRQCQDSRVVIQPSPVVVTLPGPILSSFPQNTAVGSTTSAAVGSILSEEGVPINSGGFNLSGLGGRYSGRRCLPC